A single region of the Brassica rapa cultivar Chiifu-401-42 chromosome A03, CAAS_Brap_v3.01, whole genome shotgun sequence genome encodes:
- the LOC103856316 gene encoding zinc finger CCCH domain-containing protein 58 isoform X1 yields MEPGEEGSRSDPGNETGIEVVASMSRLGLRGGGNESYPERPDEPDCVYYLRTGVCGYGSRCQFNHPPNRPPVLGGLRAEAGEFPERMEQPVCQHFMRTGECKFGASCKYHHPRQGGGGGDSVTSPISFNHMGFPLRPGEKECPYYMRTGQCKFGSTCKFHHPVPPGDQVPSQQQLSTGPAIYPPLQPQPSQQFGVVVPRPQILPGSYVQSPYGTYSQMVLPPGMVSYSGWNPYQPSVSAIPSPGTQPSMGPSSVYGTTPLSPSAPAYQSGPSSNKEHSFPQQPGQPECTYFMKTGDCKFGTSCRYHHPMEAASPKGVALSNIGLPLRPGTAPCSHFAQHKICKLGPACKFDHSMTSSLNDQGTELHSSSSIKPTTTTSGGGSETTGAAGVSSSSSMTVGVSHSERTESKDGDSVSIEVKTSS; encoded by the exons ATGGAACCCGGTGAAGAAGGATCGCGGTCGGATCCAGGAAACGAAACCGGCATTGAAG TTGTAGCTTCGATGTCGCGGTTAGGGTTGCGAGGCGGGGGAAATGAATCGTACCCGGAGAGACCCGATGAGCCAGATTGTGTCTATTACTTACGAACCGGTGTTTGCGGGTACGGGTCTAGATGTCAGTTCAATCACCCACCAAACCGTCCTCCG GTCTTGGGAGGTCTCAGAGCAGAAGCTGGAGAGTTCCCAGAGAGAATGGAACAACCCGTGTGTCAG CATTTTATGAGAACGGGAGAATGTAAGTTTGGTGCTTCTTGCAAGTATCACCATCCTAgacaaggaggaggaggaggagattctGTTACTAGTCCTATCTCATTTAATCACATGGGATTCCCATTACGTCCG GGTGAGAAAGAATGTCCCTATTACATGAGAACCGGCCAGTGTAAATTTGGTTCCACCTGTAAATTTCACCATCCTGTTCCTCCTGGTGATCAAGTTCCATCGCAGCAGCAGTTATCAACTGGTCCAGCTATTTATCCACCGCTTCAGCCTCAGCCATCGCAGCAATTCGGAGTAGTTGTACCAAGACCTCAGATTTTGCCAGGCTCATATGTTCAAAGCCCTTACGGTACTTACAGCCAAATGGTTCTTCCTCCCGGCATGGTTTCATACTCTGGCTGGAACCCTTACCAG CCTTCTGTGAGTGCAATACCTTCTCCTGGGACACAACCGTCTATGGGACCAAGCTCTGTTTATGGAACTACACCGTTATCTCCTTCAGCGCCTGCTTATCAATCTGGTCCATCTTCAAACAAGGAACACTCTTTTCCTCAGCAACCTGGACAACCTGAGTGTACCTACTTTATGAAAACAGGAGATTGTAAGTTCGGAACCTCTTGCAGATACCATCATCCTATGGAAGCAGCATCGCCCAAGGGAGTTGCTCTCAGCAATATCGGCCTCCCACTTCGTCCT GGCACGGCACCATGCAGCCACTTTGCGCAACATAAAATTTGCAAGCTTGGGCCTGCATGCAAATTTGACCACTCCATGACCTCTTCTTTGAATGACCAAGGCACAGAGCTTCACTCTTCGAGCTCCATTAAACCCACAACCACAACTAGTGGTGGTGGCTCAGAAACTACTGGTGCTGCTGGAgtctcttcgtcttcttctatGACCGTTGGTGTAAGCCATTCCGAGCGTACTGAGAGCAAAGATGGTGACTCAGTTAGCATTGAGGTTAAGACTTCAAGTTAA
- the LOC103856316 gene encoding zinc finger CCCH domain-containing protein 58 isoform X2: protein MEPGEEGSRSDPGNETGIEASMSRLGLRGGGNESYPERPDEPDCVYYLRTGVCGYGSRCQFNHPPNRPPVLGGLRAEAGEFPERMEQPVCQHFMRTGECKFGASCKYHHPRQGGGGGDSVTSPISFNHMGFPLRPGEKECPYYMRTGQCKFGSTCKFHHPVPPGDQVPSQQQLSTGPAIYPPLQPQPSQQFGVVVPRPQILPGSYVQSPYGTYSQMVLPPGMVSYSGWNPYQPSVSAIPSPGTQPSMGPSSVYGTTPLSPSAPAYQSGPSSNKEHSFPQQPGQPECTYFMKTGDCKFGTSCRYHHPMEAASPKGVALSNIGLPLRPGTAPCSHFAQHKICKLGPACKFDHSMTSSLNDQGTELHSSSSIKPTTTTSGGGSETTGAAGVSSSSSMTVGVSHSERTESKDGDSVSIEVKTSS from the exons ATGGAACCCGGTGAAGAAGGATCGCGGTCGGATCCAGGAAACGAAACCGGCATTGAAG CTTCGATGTCGCGGTTAGGGTTGCGAGGCGGGGGAAATGAATCGTACCCGGAGAGACCCGATGAGCCAGATTGTGTCTATTACTTACGAACCGGTGTTTGCGGGTACGGGTCTAGATGTCAGTTCAATCACCCACCAAACCGTCCTCCG GTCTTGGGAGGTCTCAGAGCAGAAGCTGGAGAGTTCCCAGAGAGAATGGAACAACCCGTGTGTCAG CATTTTATGAGAACGGGAGAATGTAAGTTTGGTGCTTCTTGCAAGTATCACCATCCTAgacaaggaggaggaggaggagattctGTTACTAGTCCTATCTCATTTAATCACATGGGATTCCCATTACGTCCG GGTGAGAAAGAATGTCCCTATTACATGAGAACCGGCCAGTGTAAATTTGGTTCCACCTGTAAATTTCACCATCCTGTTCCTCCTGGTGATCAAGTTCCATCGCAGCAGCAGTTATCAACTGGTCCAGCTATTTATCCACCGCTTCAGCCTCAGCCATCGCAGCAATTCGGAGTAGTTGTACCAAGACCTCAGATTTTGCCAGGCTCATATGTTCAAAGCCCTTACGGTACTTACAGCCAAATGGTTCTTCCTCCCGGCATGGTTTCATACTCTGGCTGGAACCCTTACCAG CCTTCTGTGAGTGCAATACCTTCTCCTGGGACACAACCGTCTATGGGACCAAGCTCTGTTTATGGAACTACACCGTTATCTCCTTCAGCGCCTGCTTATCAATCTGGTCCATCTTCAAACAAGGAACACTCTTTTCCTCAGCAACCTGGACAACCTGAGTGTACCTACTTTATGAAAACAGGAGATTGTAAGTTCGGAACCTCTTGCAGATACCATCATCCTATGGAAGCAGCATCGCCCAAGGGAGTTGCTCTCAGCAATATCGGCCTCCCACTTCGTCCT GGCACGGCACCATGCAGCCACTTTGCGCAACATAAAATTTGCAAGCTTGGGCCTGCATGCAAATTTGACCACTCCATGACCTCTTCTTTGAATGACCAAGGCACAGAGCTTCACTCTTCGAGCTCCATTAAACCCACAACCACAACTAGTGGTGGTGGCTCAGAAACTACTGGTGCTGCTGGAgtctcttcgtcttcttctatGACCGTTGGTGTAAGCCATTCCGAGCGTACTGAGAGCAAAGATGGTGACTCAGTTAGCATTGAGGTTAAGACTTCAAGTTAA